Proteins encoded by one window of Cloeon dipterum chromosome 4, ieCloDipt1.1, whole genome shotgun sequence:
- the LOC135942013 gene encoding monocarboxylate transporter 2 isoform X3, translating to MGAANSRAAEKQAGPTENSSTADEIGDNTSQAEDEPADEDEGLKMSIQRFKRRRTDSECSDGGDVEATQRLTAGDDGAETAAMEQSYLYLPAPPDGGYGWVIVFASFMCNLIVDGIAYTFGVFLDDFVTHFQEGKGTIAWAGSLLSGMYLSVGPIVSALANRFGCRAVCIAGSVLSCAAFALSTLSPSVPVLMLTYGIMGGIGFGFIYLPAVVAVGYYFETKRSLATGIAVCGSGVGTFAFAPLADYLLKTFGGWQGANLILAGLILNCAIFGALMRPLELVPVEDMEPNGEKRKPLLQRMAEEKRFAMERGSISDSLAGSSYFMVQLPDGSMEKRLKMPINIDPGVHSSFNLDQLIPGTPVTPNPTLPTISETKPIDIPKIERPDMDQMASSASPPAPSSLPKPSPLAAVPGITGMPRNASQPAFSTTPGGIPKNGSVPFFDRMRKSSLGTQQTSSKGGNQQNLGVPTRSKTNLSSGHDLRKSLQLRLSTSSFLGASRNNNTEDIESLALSKTSLAKNSQILRPLSRKDIFYSGSVANLPEFRLSQKSLTTYRQSVISLPRLKQGSEIDGHMPQEADSGGCCPSSISSVLSSMMDLTLIRDPVFMMIAISNIFGMLGLYIPFVYLVDAATKAGLEKAKATFLLSIIGIVNTVGRVLCGLIADMPQVNTLLMNNICLLLSAAAVAATPFCYDYTTFCCMAVAFGIGISGYISLTSIILVDLLGLDRLTNAFGLLILFRGAAAIVGSPLAGAIYDATQTYNVPFLMGGFFFLISAGFSFAAQPLRSCLDKRHGIVKEQSPEEDDLAQNRGFLDPITEENEHNTVTAREGAIMAQKLQKEKVQQIESVL from the exons acgGACAGCGAGTGCAGCGATGGCGGCGACGTGGAAGCGACCCAGCGGCTGACCGCGGGCGACGACGGCGCCGAAACCGCCGCCATGGAGCAGTCGTACTTGTACCTGCCGGCACCCCCTGACGGTGGCTACGGCTGGGTCATCGTATTTGCCAGCTTCATGTGCAACCTTATCGTCGACGGCATTGCGTACACGTTCGGCGTGTTCCTCGACGATTTCGTCACGCACTTCCAAGAGGGCAAGGGCACCATCGCCTGGGCCGGCTCCCTCCTCTCAGGGATGTACCTCAGCGTCG GCCCGATCGTGTCTGCGTTGGCGAACAGATTCGGGTGTCGCGCCGTGTGCATCGCTGGTTCGGTGCTGTCGTGCGCGGCGTTCGCGCTGTCGACGCTGTCGCCGAGCGTGCCCGTGCTGATGCTGACCTACGGCATCATGGGCGGCATCGGCTTCGGGTTCATCTACCTGCCGGCCGTGGTGGCCGTCGGCTACTACTTCGAGACCAAACGTTCGCTCGCCACGGGCATCGCCGTGTGCGGCTCAGGGGTGGGCACCTTCGCCTTCGCGCCCCTCGCCGACTACCTGCTGAAGACGTTCGGCGGGTGGCAGGGCGCCAATCTCATCCTCGCCGGACTCATCCTCAACTGCGCC atatttggGGCCCTGATGAGGCCGTTGGAACTGGTGCCCGTTGAAGACATGGAACCAAACGGTGAAAAGAGAAAACCTCTGCTTCAACGGATGGCAGAGGAGAAAAG gttcGCAATGGAGCGTGGCTCGATTTCCGACAGTTTAGCAGGGTCCAGTTACTTTATGGTTCAGTTGCCTGATGGCAGTATGGAGAAAAGACTTAAGATGCCCATCAACATTGACCCAGGAGTGCATTCTAGTTTTAACCTAGACCAACTCATCCCAG gtACCCCTGTGACCCCGAACCCCACCCTCCCAACTATCTCGGAGACCAAGCCGATCGACATCCCCAAGATCGAGCGGCCAGACATGGACCAGATGGCCTCGTCGGCTTCTCCGCCAGCGCCGTCGTCCCTGCCGAAGCCGTCGCCGCTGGCGGCCGTGCCCGGCATCACTGGCATGCCGCGTAACGCGTCGCAGCCCGCCTTCTCCACCACCCCCGGCGGCATCCCCAAGAACGGCAGCGTGCCCTTTTTCGACCGAATGCGCAAGTCTAGTCTGGGCACGCAGCAGACCAGCTCCAAGGGCGGCAACCAGCAGAACCTTGGCGTGCCCACCAGGTCCAAGACCAACCTCTCGTCTGGACACGACCTCAGGAAGAGCCTTCAACTCAGACTCAGCACCTCATCCTTCTTGGGCGCCTCACGAAACAACAACACTGAAGAC ATTGAGTCCCTCGCCCTCTCGAAAACTTCTCTGGCCAAAAATTCGCAAATACTTCGTCCACTCTCTCGCAAGGACATTTTCTACTCAGGCAGCGTGGCCAACTTGCCGGAATTCCGTCTGAGCCAGAAGTCGCTGACCACCTACCGCCAGTCAGTTATTTCTCTGCCGAGACTGAAGCAAGGATCCGAAATCGATGGGCATATGCCTCAGGAAGCTGATTCAGGAG GCTGCTGTCCATCCAGTATTTCATCGGTGCTGTCCAGCATGATGGACTTGACTCTTATCAGAGATCCAGTTTTCATGATGATCGctatttccaatattttcgGAATGCTTGGCCTCTACATCCCATTCGTGTACTTAGTTGATGCCGCTACGAAAGCA GGTCTCGAAAAAGCTAAAGCTACATTTTTACTGTCAATTATTGGAATAGTCAATACTGTAGGGCGAGTGTTATGTGGATTAATTGCTGACATGCCCCAG GTGAATACTCTGTTGATGAACAACATTTGCTTGCTGTTGAGTgccgctgctgttgctgcaacTCCTTTCTGCTATGACTACACTACATTCTGCTGCATGGCAGTCGCTTTCGGAATAGGCATAT CCGGCTACATCTCGCTTACTTCCATCATTCTTGTTGACCTGCTTGGCTTGGATAGGTTGACCAACGCATTCGGccttttgattttgttcagAGGTGCTGCCGCCATTGTGG gATCTCCCCTCGCTGGCGCGATTTACGACGCAACGCAGACCTACAACGTGCCGTTCCTGATGGGCGGCTTCTTCTTTTTAATCTCGGCCGGCTTCTCTTTTGCGGCACAACCGCTGAGGTCTTGCTTGGACAAACGCCACGGAATCGTGAAGGAGCAGAGTCCCGAGGAGGACGACCTGGCGCAAAACCGCGGCTTCTTGGACCCCATCACCGAGGAGAATGAACACAATACGGTGACCGCGCGCGAGGGTGCCATCATGGCGCAAAAActtcaaaaggaaaaagtgCAACAAATTGAGTCGGTCCTTTAA
- the LOC135942013 gene encoding monocarboxylate transporter 2 isoform X4, producing the protein MKNSKTAPAVLRNRRTDSECSDGGDVEATQRLTAGDDGAETAAMEQSYLYLPAPPDGGYGWVIVFASFMCNLIVDGIAYTFGVFLDDFVTHFQEGKGTIAWAGSLLSGMYLSVGPIVSALANRFGCRAVCIAGSVLSCAAFALSTLSPSVPVLMLTYGIMGGIGFGFIYLPAVVAVGYYFETKRSLATGIAVCGSGVGTFAFAPLADYLLKTFGGWQGANLILAGLILNCAIFGALMRPLELVPVEDMEPNGEKRKPLLQRMAEEKRFAMERGSISDSLAGSSYFMVQLPDGSMEKRLKMPINIDPGVHSSFNLDQLIPGTPVTPNPTLPTISETKPIDIPKIERPDMDQMASSASPPAPSSLPKPSPLAAVPGITGMPRNASQPAFSTTPGGIPKNGSVPFFDRMRKSSLGTQQTSSKGGNQQNLGVPTRSKTNLSSGHDLRKSLQLRLSTSSFLGASRNNNTEDIESLALSKTSLAKNSQILRPLSRKDIFYSGSVANLPEFRLSQKSLTTYRQSVISLPRLKQGSEIDGHMPQEADSGGCCPSSISSVLSSMMDLTLIRDPVFMMIAISNIFGMLGLYIPFVYLVDAATKAGLEKAKATFLLSIIGIVNTVGRVLCGLIADMPQVNTLLMNNICLLLSAAAVAATPFCYDYTTFCCMAVAFGIGISGYISLTSIILVDLLGLDRLTNAFGLLILFRGAAAIVGSPLAGAIYDATQTYNVPFLMGGFFFLISAGFSFAAQPLRSCLDKRHGIVKEQSPEEDDLAQNRGFLDPITEENEHNTVTAREGAIMAQKLQKEKVQQIESVL; encoded by the exons acgGACAGCGAGTGCAGCGATGGCGGCGACGTGGAAGCGACCCAGCGGCTGACCGCGGGCGACGACGGCGCCGAAACCGCCGCCATGGAGCAGTCGTACTTGTACCTGCCGGCACCCCCTGACGGTGGCTACGGCTGGGTCATCGTATTTGCCAGCTTCATGTGCAACCTTATCGTCGACGGCATTGCGTACACGTTCGGCGTGTTCCTCGACGATTTCGTCACGCACTTCCAAGAGGGCAAGGGCACCATCGCCTGGGCCGGCTCCCTCCTCTCAGGGATGTACCTCAGCGTCG GCCCGATCGTGTCTGCGTTGGCGAACAGATTCGGGTGTCGCGCCGTGTGCATCGCTGGTTCGGTGCTGTCGTGCGCGGCGTTCGCGCTGTCGACGCTGTCGCCGAGCGTGCCCGTGCTGATGCTGACCTACGGCATCATGGGCGGCATCGGCTTCGGGTTCATCTACCTGCCGGCCGTGGTGGCCGTCGGCTACTACTTCGAGACCAAACGTTCGCTCGCCACGGGCATCGCCGTGTGCGGCTCAGGGGTGGGCACCTTCGCCTTCGCGCCCCTCGCCGACTACCTGCTGAAGACGTTCGGCGGGTGGCAGGGCGCCAATCTCATCCTCGCCGGACTCATCCTCAACTGCGCC atatttggGGCCCTGATGAGGCCGTTGGAACTGGTGCCCGTTGAAGACATGGAACCAAACGGTGAAAAGAGAAAACCTCTGCTTCAACGGATGGCAGAGGAGAAAAG gttcGCAATGGAGCGTGGCTCGATTTCCGACAGTTTAGCAGGGTCCAGTTACTTTATGGTTCAGTTGCCTGATGGCAGTATGGAGAAAAGACTTAAGATGCCCATCAACATTGACCCAGGAGTGCATTCTAGTTTTAACCTAGACCAACTCATCCCAG gtACCCCTGTGACCCCGAACCCCACCCTCCCAACTATCTCGGAGACCAAGCCGATCGACATCCCCAAGATCGAGCGGCCAGACATGGACCAGATGGCCTCGTCGGCTTCTCCGCCAGCGCCGTCGTCCCTGCCGAAGCCGTCGCCGCTGGCGGCCGTGCCCGGCATCACTGGCATGCCGCGTAACGCGTCGCAGCCCGCCTTCTCCACCACCCCCGGCGGCATCCCCAAGAACGGCAGCGTGCCCTTTTTCGACCGAATGCGCAAGTCTAGTCTGGGCACGCAGCAGACCAGCTCCAAGGGCGGCAACCAGCAGAACCTTGGCGTGCCCACCAGGTCCAAGACCAACCTCTCGTCTGGACACGACCTCAGGAAGAGCCTTCAACTCAGACTCAGCACCTCATCCTTCTTGGGCGCCTCACGAAACAACAACACTGAAGAC ATTGAGTCCCTCGCCCTCTCGAAAACTTCTCTGGCCAAAAATTCGCAAATACTTCGTCCACTCTCTCGCAAGGACATTTTCTACTCAGGCAGCGTGGCCAACTTGCCGGAATTCCGTCTGAGCCAGAAGTCGCTGACCACCTACCGCCAGTCAGTTATTTCTCTGCCGAGACTGAAGCAAGGATCCGAAATCGATGGGCATATGCCTCAGGAAGCTGATTCAGGAG GCTGCTGTCCATCCAGTATTTCATCGGTGCTGTCCAGCATGATGGACTTGACTCTTATCAGAGATCCAGTTTTCATGATGATCGctatttccaatattttcgGAATGCTTGGCCTCTACATCCCATTCGTGTACTTAGTTGATGCCGCTACGAAAGCA GGTCTCGAAAAAGCTAAAGCTACATTTTTACTGTCAATTATTGGAATAGTCAATACTGTAGGGCGAGTGTTATGTGGATTAATTGCTGACATGCCCCAG GTGAATACTCTGTTGATGAACAACATTTGCTTGCTGTTGAGTgccgctgctgttgctgcaacTCCTTTCTGCTATGACTACACTACATTCTGCTGCATGGCAGTCGCTTTCGGAATAGGCATAT CCGGCTACATCTCGCTTACTTCCATCATTCTTGTTGACCTGCTTGGCTTGGATAGGTTGACCAACGCATTCGGccttttgattttgttcagAGGTGCTGCCGCCATTGTGG gATCTCCCCTCGCTGGCGCGATTTACGACGCAACGCAGACCTACAACGTGCCGTTCCTGATGGGCGGCTTCTTCTTTTTAATCTCGGCCGGCTTCTCTTTTGCGGCACAACCGCTGAGGTCTTGCTTGGACAAACGCCACGGAATCGTGAAGGAGCAGAGTCCCGAGGAGGACGACCTGGCGCAAAACCGCGGCTTCTTGGACCCCATCACCGAGGAGAATGAACACAATACGGTGACCGCGCGCGAGGGTGCCATCATGGCGCAAAAActtcaaaaggaaaaagtgCAACAAATTGAGTCGGTCCTTTAA
- the LOC135942013 gene encoding monocarboxylate transporter 2 isoform X2 — MGHTMGAANSRAAEKQAGPTENSSTADEIGDNTSQAEDEPADEDEGLKMSIQRFKRRRTDSECSDGGDVEATQRLTAGDDGAETAAMEQSYLYLPAPPDGGYGWVIVFASFMCNLIVDGIAYTFGVFLDDFVTHFQEGKGTIAWAGSLLSGMYLSVGPIVSALANRFGCRAVCIAGSVLSCAAFALSTLSPSVPVLMLTYGIMGGIGFGFIYLPAVVAVGYYFETKRSLATGIAVCGSGVGTFAFAPLADYLLKTFGGWQGANLILAGLILNCAIFGALMRPLELVPVEDMEPNGEKRKPLLQRMAEEKRFAMERGSISDSLAGSSYFMVQLPDGSMEKRLKMPINIDPGVHSSFNLDQLIPGTPVTPNPTLPTISETKPIDIPKIERPDMDQMASSASPPAPSSLPKPSPLAAVPGITGMPRNASQPAFSTTPGGIPKNGSVPFFDRMRKSSLGTQQTSSKGGNQQNLGVPTRSKTNLSSGHDLRKSLQLRLSTSSFLGASRNNNTEDIESLALSKTSLAKNSQILRPLSRKDIFYSGSVANLPEFRLSQKSLTTYRQSVISLPRLKQGSEIDGHMPQEADSGGCCPSSISSVLSSMMDLTLIRDPVFMMIAISNIFGMLGLYIPFVYLVDAATKAGLEKAKATFLLSIIGIVNTVGRVLCGLIADMPQVNTLLMNNICLLLSAAAVAATPFCYDYTTFCCMAVAFGIGISGYISLTSIILVDLLGLDRLTNAFGLLILFRGAAAIVGSPLAGAIYDATQTYNVPFLMGGFFFLISAGFSFAAQPLRSCLDKRHGIVKEQSPEEDDLAQNRGFLDPITEENEHNTVTAREGAIMAQKLQKEKVQQIESVL, encoded by the exons acgGACAGCGAGTGCAGCGATGGCGGCGACGTGGAAGCGACCCAGCGGCTGACCGCGGGCGACGACGGCGCCGAAACCGCCGCCATGGAGCAGTCGTACTTGTACCTGCCGGCACCCCCTGACGGTGGCTACGGCTGGGTCATCGTATTTGCCAGCTTCATGTGCAACCTTATCGTCGACGGCATTGCGTACACGTTCGGCGTGTTCCTCGACGATTTCGTCACGCACTTCCAAGAGGGCAAGGGCACCATCGCCTGGGCCGGCTCCCTCCTCTCAGGGATGTACCTCAGCGTCG GCCCGATCGTGTCTGCGTTGGCGAACAGATTCGGGTGTCGCGCCGTGTGCATCGCTGGTTCGGTGCTGTCGTGCGCGGCGTTCGCGCTGTCGACGCTGTCGCCGAGCGTGCCCGTGCTGATGCTGACCTACGGCATCATGGGCGGCATCGGCTTCGGGTTCATCTACCTGCCGGCCGTGGTGGCCGTCGGCTACTACTTCGAGACCAAACGTTCGCTCGCCACGGGCATCGCCGTGTGCGGCTCAGGGGTGGGCACCTTCGCCTTCGCGCCCCTCGCCGACTACCTGCTGAAGACGTTCGGCGGGTGGCAGGGCGCCAATCTCATCCTCGCCGGACTCATCCTCAACTGCGCC atatttggGGCCCTGATGAGGCCGTTGGAACTGGTGCCCGTTGAAGACATGGAACCAAACGGTGAAAAGAGAAAACCTCTGCTTCAACGGATGGCAGAGGAGAAAAG gttcGCAATGGAGCGTGGCTCGATTTCCGACAGTTTAGCAGGGTCCAGTTACTTTATGGTTCAGTTGCCTGATGGCAGTATGGAGAAAAGACTTAAGATGCCCATCAACATTGACCCAGGAGTGCATTCTAGTTTTAACCTAGACCAACTCATCCCAG gtACCCCTGTGACCCCGAACCCCACCCTCCCAACTATCTCGGAGACCAAGCCGATCGACATCCCCAAGATCGAGCGGCCAGACATGGACCAGATGGCCTCGTCGGCTTCTCCGCCAGCGCCGTCGTCCCTGCCGAAGCCGTCGCCGCTGGCGGCCGTGCCCGGCATCACTGGCATGCCGCGTAACGCGTCGCAGCCCGCCTTCTCCACCACCCCCGGCGGCATCCCCAAGAACGGCAGCGTGCCCTTTTTCGACCGAATGCGCAAGTCTAGTCTGGGCACGCAGCAGACCAGCTCCAAGGGCGGCAACCAGCAGAACCTTGGCGTGCCCACCAGGTCCAAGACCAACCTCTCGTCTGGACACGACCTCAGGAAGAGCCTTCAACTCAGACTCAGCACCTCATCCTTCTTGGGCGCCTCACGAAACAACAACACTGAAGAC ATTGAGTCCCTCGCCCTCTCGAAAACTTCTCTGGCCAAAAATTCGCAAATACTTCGTCCACTCTCTCGCAAGGACATTTTCTACTCAGGCAGCGTGGCCAACTTGCCGGAATTCCGTCTGAGCCAGAAGTCGCTGACCACCTACCGCCAGTCAGTTATTTCTCTGCCGAGACTGAAGCAAGGATCCGAAATCGATGGGCATATGCCTCAGGAAGCTGATTCAGGAG GCTGCTGTCCATCCAGTATTTCATCGGTGCTGTCCAGCATGATGGACTTGACTCTTATCAGAGATCCAGTTTTCATGATGATCGctatttccaatattttcgGAATGCTTGGCCTCTACATCCCATTCGTGTACTTAGTTGATGCCGCTACGAAAGCA GGTCTCGAAAAAGCTAAAGCTACATTTTTACTGTCAATTATTGGAATAGTCAATACTGTAGGGCGAGTGTTATGTGGATTAATTGCTGACATGCCCCAG GTGAATACTCTGTTGATGAACAACATTTGCTTGCTGTTGAGTgccgctgctgttgctgcaacTCCTTTCTGCTATGACTACACTACATTCTGCTGCATGGCAGTCGCTTTCGGAATAGGCATAT CCGGCTACATCTCGCTTACTTCCATCATTCTTGTTGACCTGCTTGGCTTGGATAGGTTGACCAACGCATTCGGccttttgattttgttcagAGGTGCTGCCGCCATTGTGG gATCTCCCCTCGCTGGCGCGATTTACGACGCAACGCAGACCTACAACGTGCCGTTCCTGATGGGCGGCTTCTTCTTTTTAATCTCGGCCGGCTTCTCTTTTGCGGCACAACCGCTGAGGTCTTGCTTGGACAAACGCCACGGAATCGTGAAGGAGCAGAGTCCCGAGGAGGACGACCTGGCGCAAAACCGCGGCTTCTTGGACCCCATCACCGAGGAGAATGAACACAATACGGTGACCGCGCGCGAGGGTGCCATCATGGCGCAAAAActtcaaaaggaaaaagtgCAACAAATTGAGTCGGTCCTTTAA
- the LOC135942013 gene encoding monocarboxylate transporter 2 isoform X1, with protein MDLQGHTMGAANSRAAEKQAGPTENSSTADEIGDNTSQAEDEPADEDEGLKMSIQRFKRRRTDSECSDGGDVEATQRLTAGDDGAETAAMEQSYLYLPAPPDGGYGWVIVFASFMCNLIVDGIAYTFGVFLDDFVTHFQEGKGTIAWAGSLLSGMYLSVGPIVSALANRFGCRAVCIAGSVLSCAAFALSTLSPSVPVLMLTYGIMGGIGFGFIYLPAVVAVGYYFETKRSLATGIAVCGSGVGTFAFAPLADYLLKTFGGWQGANLILAGLILNCAIFGALMRPLELVPVEDMEPNGEKRKPLLQRMAEEKRFAMERGSISDSLAGSSYFMVQLPDGSMEKRLKMPINIDPGVHSSFNLDQLIPGTPVTPNPTLPTISETKPIDIPKIERPDMDQMASSASPPAPSSLPKPSPLAAVPGITGMPRNASQPAFSTTPGGIPKNGSVPFFDRMRKSSLGTQQTSSKGGNQQNLGVPTRSKTNLSSGHDLRKSLQLRLSTSSFLGASRNNNTEDIESLALSKTSLAKNSQILRPLSRKDIFYSGSVANLPEFRLSQKSLTTYRQSVISLPRLKQGSEIDGHMPQEADSGGCCPSSISSVLSSMMDLTLIRDPVFMMIAISNIFGMLGLYIPFVYLVDAATKAGLEKAKATFLLSIIGIVNTVGRVLCGLIADMPQVNTLLMNNICLLLSAAAVAATPFCYDYTTFCCMAVAFGIGISGYISLTSIILVDLLGLDRLTNAFGLLILFRGAAAIVGSPLAGAIYDATQTYNVPFLMGGFFFLISAGFSFAAQPLRSCLDKRHGIVKEQSPEEDDLAQNRGFLDPITEENEHNTVTAREGAIMAQKLQKEKVQQIESVL; from the exons acgGACAGCGAGTGCAGCGATGGCGGCGACGTGGAAGCGACCCAGCGGCTGACCGCGGGCGACGACGGCGCCGAAACCGCCGCCATGGAGCAGTCGTACTTGTACCTGCCGGCACCCCCTGACGGTGGCTACGGCTGGGTCATCGTATTTGCCAGCTTCATGTGCAACCTTATCGTCGACGGCATTGCGTACACGTTCGGCGTGTTCCTCGACGATTTCGTCACGCACTTCCAAGAGGGCAAGGGCACCATCGCCTGGGCCGGCTCCCTCCTCTCAGGGATGTACCTCAGCGTCG GCCCGATCGTGTCTGCGTTGGCGAACAGATTCGGGTGTCGCGCCGTGTGCATCGCTGGTTCGGTGCTGTCGTGCGCGGCGTTCGCGCTGTCGACGCTGTCGCCGAGCGTGCCCGTGCTGATGCTGACCTACGGCATCATGGGCGGCATCGGCTTCGGGTTCATCTACCTGCCGGCCGTGGTGGCCGTCGGCTACTACTTCGAGACCAAACGTTCGCTCGCCACGGGCATCGCCGTGTGCGGCTCAGGGGTGGGCACCTTCGCCTTCGCGCCCCTCGCCGACTACCTGCTGAAGACGTTCGGCGGGTGGCAGGGCGCCAATCTCATCCTCGCCGGACTCATCCTCAACTGCGCC atatttggGGCCCTGATGAGGCCGTTGGAACTGGTGCCCGTTGAAGACATGGAACCAAACGGTGAAAAGAGAAAACCTCTGCTTCAACGGATGGCAGAGGAGAAAAG gttcGCAATGGAGCGTGGCTCGATTTCCGACAGTTTAGCAGGGTCCAGTTACTTTATGGTTCAGTTGCCTGATGGCAGTATGGAGAAAAGACTTAAGATGCCCATCAACATTGACCCAGGAGTGCATTCTAGTTTTAACCTAGACCAACTCATCCCAG gtACCCCTGTGACCCCGAACCCCACCCTCCCAACTATCTCGGAGACCAAGCCGATCGACATCCCCAAGATCGAGCGGCCAGACATGGACCAGATGGCCTCGTCGGCTTCTCCGCCAGCGCCGTCGTCCCTGCCGAAGCCGTCGCCGCTGGCGGCCGTGCCCGGCATCACTGGCATGCCGCGTAACGCGTCGCAGCCCGCCTTCTCCACCACCCCCGGCGGCATCCCCAAGAACGGCAGCGTGCCCTTTTTCGACCGAATGCGCAAGTCTAGTCTGGGCACGCAGCAGACCAGCTCCAAGGGCGGCAACCAGCAGAACCTTGGCGTGCCCACCAGGTCCAAGACCAACCTCTCGTCTGGACACGACCTCAGGAAGAGCCTTCAACTCAGACTCAGCACCTCATCCTTCTTGGGCGCCTCACGAAACAACAACACTGAAGAC ATTGAGTCCCTCGCCCTCTCGAAAACTTCTCTGGCCAAAAATTCGCAAATACTTCGTCCACTCTCTCGCAAGGACATTTTCTACTCAGGCAGCGTGGCCAACTTGCCGGAATTCCGTCTGAGCCAGAAGTCGCTGACCACCTACCGCCAGTCAGTTATTTCTCTGCCGAGACTGAAGCAAGGATCCGAAATCGATGGGCATATGCCTCAGGAAGCTGATTCAGGAG GCTGCTGTCCATCCAGTATTTCATCGGTGCTGTCCAGCATGATGGACTTGACTCTTATCAGAGATCCAGTTTTCATGATGATCGctatttccaatattttcgGAATGCTTGGCCTCTACATCCCATTCGTGTACTTAGTTGATGCCGCTACGAAAGCA GGTCTCGAAAAAGCTAAAGCTACATTTTTACTGTCAATTATTGGAATAGTCAATACTGTAGGGCGAGTGTTATGTGGATTAATTGCTGACATGCCCCAG GTGAATACTCTGTTGATGAACAACATTTGCTTGCTGTTGAGTgccgctgctgttgctgcaacTCCTTTCTGCTATGACTACACTACATTCTGCTGCATGGCAGTCGCTTTCGGAATAGGCATAT CCGGCTACATCTCGCTTACTTCCATCATTCTTGTTGACCTGCTTGGCTTGGATAGGTTGACCAACGCATTCGGccttttgattttgttcagAGGTGCTGCCGCCATTGTGG gATCTCCCCTCGCTGGCGCGATTTACGACGCAACGCAGACCTACAACGTGCCGTTCCTGATGGGCGGCTTCTTCTTTTTAATCTCGGCCGGCTTCTCTTTTGCGGCACAACCGCTGAGGTCTTGCTTGGACAAACGCCACGGAATCGTGAAGGAGCAGAGTCCCGAGGAGGACGACCTGGCGCAAAACCGCGGCTTCTTGGACCCCATCACCGAGGAGAATGAACACAATACGGTGACCGCGCGCGAGGGTGCCATCATGGCGCAAAAActtcaaaaggaaaaagtgCAACAAATTGAGTCGGTCCTTTAA